In methanogenic archaeon ISO4-H5, the following are encoded in one genomic region:
- a CDS encoding adhesin-like protein, which produces MFSTNVKLLTIVIAAISVLSVASLIAPESDADSDTTYQFYLINTVDGEDSTHNGWYTATGTSVMDAFCKALDNAKIPYQNFSSTTESYFFKSGDLNNWTTAWDSEATDSLGANIAVWNYNAEKGWYLGGAFGSSTDTVYAISHENYYKATGPTAVAAGVFGDKDGNWYAPAGWNTDNCKWGYVQAAPRDLKAAPADMVFGADPAALKEYTFIINNSIDGEDSSFNGTFTAKGANPVQAFKALLTEKGVASTFDYYSESVYFKSKMISDWTTAWDAQAEDALGANIAIWNYNAEKGWFMGNSFGKDPETVYLISHEMYYKASGPTAAAAGVFGDKDGNWYAPAGWNTDNCKWGYVQAAPRDLKAAPAEVVFGADPAAVKEYTLILDNKIEGEDMTLNGTYTVKADSPVNALFKVLTDKGVAHKLKYGAASVYFGDKSISDWSFAWNSSNDLVGANYAVWNYNAEKGWYLGNSFGMDADTTYYLSHENYYCPDGKTARSMGVDAFCAWDNPSAHGLVYDGKTGGYLDIFDAAATWYHESFGMGDAAKYGITYDGKTGDYDDVNDALTGWMASFDNEYKAGAGICLDGTQYGYFQLCPRDLKAAPADMVYGSDLSTMKEYTFIINNSVEGEDSSFNGLYTVTAANPVQAFITILDKCGVANKLDWNAASVYPGSGDIANWTTAWDKEAADVVGANFAIWNYNSEKGWFTGNSLGKDPETTYLISHEIYYKATGPTAVAAGVFGDKDGNWYAPAGWNTDNCKWGYVQAAPRDLKAAPADMVFGADPAALKEYTFIINNSIDGEDSSFNGTFTAKGANPVQAFKALLTEKGVASTFDYYSESVYFKSKMISDWTTAWDAQAEDALGANIAIWNYNAEKGWFMGNSFGKDPETVYLISHEMYYKASGPTAAAAGVFGDKDGNWYAPAGWNTDNCKWGYVQAAPRDLKAAPAEVVFGADPAAIQEYTLILLNLVEGQDNSINTTYTGVGTNPVQALVYALDRAGVANTLDYGAESIYFGNGMISDWTTAWESASADVIGANYSIWNYNAEKGWFTGNSFGKDPETVYLIVHENYYQPKGQSSVAMGVVDNGDGTYTAPAGVEANAWYAHLAPVDLKAAPADVEVKPFYFITFDSLGGSAVPMQAYYEGANIVAPTDPTKTDVSFNGWSPALPATMGNKSITVTAVWLVKPVEKEDTVEVDLSGDDDNFIMPETTKTVTVEMANNSSVVIKDTSELAGKVVTASITSVENPSTVKGTAYEFEFKADGSTYNGKIQVTVPYTKNGEGSPVVYFVNGSENVKMKIISSTDNSVTFETDHNSTYVVTTEDLGGEIGMVNMIAAFAIAIGIIVAALMAILQRPKKA; this is translated from the coding sequence ATGTTCTCTACGAACGTGAAATTACTGACGATAGTTATCGCAGCCATTTCCGTACTTTCTGTAGCATCTTTGATTGCTCCGGAAAGTGATGCAGATTCTGATACCACCTATCAGTTCTATCTGATTAACACGGTTGATGGCGAAGATAGCACCCATAACGGCTGGTATACCGCCACGGGAACCAGCGTGATGGATGCTTTCTGTAAAGCACTGGATAATGCAAAAATCCCTTACCAAAACTTTTCATCCACCACTGAATCATATTTTTTCAAGAGTGGAGATTTGAACAACTGGACAACAGCATGGGACTCTGAGGCCACTGATTCACTTGGAGCTAACATCGCTGTTTGGAACTACAACGCAGAGAAGGGATGGTATCTCGGAGGAGCATTCGGTTCCAGTACAGATACCGTATATGCAATCTCTCATGAGAATTACTATAAGGCCACCGGACCTACCGCAGTCGCTGCAGGCGTCTTCGGTGACAAGGATGGCAACTGGTATGCTCCCGCAGGATGGAACACCGACAACTGCAAGTGGGGCTACGTGCAGGCCGCACCCCGCGACCTCAAGGCAGCACCCGCTGATATGGTATTCGGTGCAGACCCTGCCGCACTCAAGGAGTACACCTTCATCATCAACAACAGCATCGACGGAGAAGACAGCTCCTTCAACGGAACCTTCACCGCAAAGGGTGCCAACCCCGTGCAGGCCTTCAAGGCTCTGCTGACCGAGAAAGGTGTGGCAAGCACCTTCGACTACTATTCCGAGTCTGTGTATTTCAAGAGCAAGATGATTTCCGACTGGACCACCGCTTGGGACGCCCAGGCAGAAGACGCACTCGGAGCAAACATCGCCATCTGGAACTACAACGCAGAGAAAGGCTGGTTCATGGGCAACTCCTTCGGAAAGGATCCCGAGACAGTCTATCTGATCTCTCATGAAATGTACTATAAAGCATCCGGACCCACCGCAGCCGCTGCAGGCGTCTTCGGTGACAAGGACGGCAACTGGTATGCTCCCGCAGGATGGAACACCGATAACTGCAAGTGGGGCTACGTGCAGGCCGCACCCCGCGACCTCAAGGCAGCACCCGCAGAGGTTGTATTCGGAGCCGATCCCGCAGCCGTGAAGGAATACACTCTCATCCTTGACAACAAGATCGAGGGAGAGGACATGACCCTCAACGGAACCTACACCGTAAAAGCCGACAGCCCTGTAAACGCACTCTTCAAAGTCCTGACCGACAAGGGTGTAGCGCACAAGCTCAAATACGGTGCGGCATCCGTTTACTTCGGTGACAAGAGCATCTCCGACTGGTCGTTCGCATGGAACAGCAGCAACGACCTCGTCGGAGCTAACTACGCAGTTTGGAACTACAACGCAGAGAAGGGATGGTATCTCGGAAACAGCTTCGGAATGGATGCTGACACCACATACTATCTGTCTCACGAGAACTATTACTGCCCCGACGGAAAGACCGCCCGCAGCATGGGTGTCGACGCTTTCTGTGCTTGGGACAACCCCTCAGCACACGGACTGGTATACGACGGAAAGACCGGCGGATACCTGGACATCTTCGATGCAGCAGCAACCTGGTACCATGAGAGCTTCGGAATGGGTGACGCCGCCAAATACGGAATAACCTACGACGGAAAGACCGGCGACTACGACGATGTTAACGATGCTCTCACCGGCTGGATGGCATCCTTCGACAACGAATACAAAGCAGGCGCAGGAATCTGCCTCGACGGAACCCAGTACGGATACTTCCAGCTGTGCCCCCGCGACCTCAAGGCAGCACCCGCAGACATGGTCTACGGATCCGACCTCAGCACTATGAAGGAATACACCTTCATCATCAACAACAGTGTCGAGGGAGAGGACAGCTCCTTCAACGGTCTCTACACCGTTACTGCCGCCAACCCCGTTCAGGCATTCATAACCATTCTGGACAAATGCGGAGTCGCCAACAAGCTCGACTGGAATGCGGCATCCGTATATCCCGGATCCGGCGACATCGCCAACTGGACCACCGCTTGGGACAAGGAAGCAGCGGATGTCGTAGGAGCCAACTTCGCTATCTGGAACTACAACAGTGAAAAAGGCTGGTTCACGGGCAATTCCCTCGGAAAAGACCCCGAGACCACATACCTGATCTCCCATGAGATATACTACAAGGCCACCGGACCTACCGCAGTCGCTGCAGGCGTCTTCGGTGACAAGGATGGCAACTGGTATGCTCCCGCAGGATGGAACACCGACAACTGCAAGTGGGGCTACGTGCAGGCCGCACCCCGCGACCTCAAGGCAGCACCCGCTGATATGGTATTCGGTGCAGACCCTGCCGCACTCAAGGAGTACACCTTCATCATCAACAACAGCATCGACGGAGAAGACAGCTCCTTCAACGGAACCTTCACCGCAAAGGGTGCCAACCCCGTGCAGGCCTTCAAGGCTCTGCTGACCGAGAAAGGTGTGGCAAGCACCTTCGACTACTATTCCGAGTCTGTGTATTTCAAGAGCAAGATGATTTCCGACTGGACCACCGCTTGGGACGCCCAGGCAGAAGACGCACTCGGAGCAAACATCGCCATCTGGAACTACAACGCAGAGAAAGGCTGGTTCATGGGCAACTCCTTCGGAAAGGATCCCGAGACAGTCTATCTGATCTCTCATGAAATGTACTATAAAGCATCCGGACCCACCGCAGCCGCTGCAGGCGTCTTCGGTGACAAGGACGGCAACTGGTATGCTCCCGCAGGATGGAACACCGATAACTGCAAGTGGGGCTACGTGCAGGCCGCACCCCGCGACCTCAAGGCAGCACCCGCAGAGGTTGTATTCGGAGCCGATCCCGCAGCTATACAGGAATATACCTTGATTCTGCTGAACCTGGTCGAAGGACAGGACAACTCCATCAACACCACCTACACAGGAGTTGGAACCAACCCCGTCCAGGCACTAGTATATGCTTTGGACAGGGCAGGCGTAGCTAACACCCTCGACTACGGCGCAGAGTCTATCTACTTCGGTAACGGAATGATTTCCGACTGGACCACCGCCTGGGAATCCGCTTCCGCTGATGTAATCGGTGCTAACTACTCAATCTGGAACTACAACGCAGAGAAGGGATGGTTCACTGGTAACTCCTTCGGAAAGGACCCCGAAACTGTCTACCTTATCGTCCACGAGAACTACTACCAGCCCAAAGGCCAGTCCTCTGTCGCCATGGGTGTCGTTGACAATGGTGATGGAACCTACACTGCTCCTGCAGGTGTTGAGGCAAATGCCTGGTACGCACATCTCGCCCCCGTCGACCTCAAGGCAGCACCCGCCGATGTCGAAGTGAAGCCCTTCTACTTCATTACCTTCGACTCACTCGGAGGATCCGCAGTCCCGATGCAGGCATACTATGAGGGCGCTAACATCGTGGCACCGACTGACCCCACTAAGACTGATGTCTCCTTCAACGGATGGTCCCCTGCACTGCCCGCTACCATGGGCAACAAGAGTATCACTGTTACAGCGGTGTGGCTCGTGAAGCCTGTCGAGAAAGAGGACACTGTCGAAGTCGATCTCTCGGGAGACGATGACAATTTCATCATGCCTGAGACCACAAAGACTGTAACCGTTGAGATGGCCAACAACTCTAGTGTTGTTATCAAGGATACCTCTGAACTCGCCGGAAAGGTCGTTACGGCATCCATTACCTCTGTCGAGAACCCCTCCACCGTGAAGGGTACCGCATACGAGTTCGAGTTCAAGGCTGACGGCTCCACATACAATGGAAAGATTCAGGTAACTGTACCTTACACAAAGAATGGTGAGGGGAGCCCTGTAGTCTACTTCGTTAACGGATCCGAGAACGTGAAGATGAAGATCATCTCCTCGACCGACAACTCTGTCACCTTCGAAACCGATCACAACTCCACCTACGTTGTCACTACCGAGGACCTCGGCGGAGAGATCGGAATGGTCAACATGATTGCTGCCTTCGCAATCGCAATAGGCATCATCGTTGCTGCCCTGATGGCCATCCTCCAGAGGCCCAAGAAGGCTTGA
- a CDS encoding ABC transporter permease protein, whose product MNKKPLLLLAITVIVLAASVVLVSADRSEADTEPEPKVLLDMGNGQTTWVAPGSGTLDDVLTTAFSQENMTFSSSGGTITVNGLTSRAFSDSTAEWHYYVYSSGWVDTAYNGSSTYDGSYIAVGFYPAGIVPTVTPSYKTAWTCIHGDSLNSGTVNNYDADILTGSLNFSITDDTVPASYATPLTANGHFIAMLQHYKGPAQTHMASYNIETGAVEWDTFYVYNSYDLATGAIYGGNAYFPTCSGKVNCIPIVGPNAGTITHDFVGDVTYTEKGSTIMRGMSSIVYDSGHLFIGSTSGTIYCTTPNLDIVWQTKVGTVYPSTSVSVANGLVYVGGCDGKLYILDEVTGAKKTELLLYYDNGGRVGTPAVLGENIIVSFNDGKGMSCAYWNAAVLKYNASTNIITKVTGSNLDLSVQNNFLVISPSKTFVYASADNVLYRIYTNGGFEKVGDVSETHGGFTLVNNTYLYATDYDEKGSLVVYNMSLKKLAEFSKKTANQEAYTMAGTFVAGNYIGVATDSGAFVIKGVLVDGKDDPDPTPPTPPTPPEPEPEVAATVKFLIVDTEKFYFCIEGSGVTVIDALTNAITDNGYSDYVKYSGGESRNGIQSLFGMSYIQTEDDQFMYWMSYQWDSGTDYWVTAENTMNNLQAKNNSAFMIYYGKTTGMTTPAPENLPKSSELVPLKASDEGTRFLIESSTTEFFIVNGVGDNALAALENACITYAIPHDFSGADMSLFGITATAGNSWKGFQGDSGKWVASAEPLSGSSGKVYSVMYGSAAAVPTVSVDSVIKLVNSDGGKDWVSYVILVIAVILLVIFMVFLIRGAKAAHMSVPAYFKNLISPSSAKSKVKQNKLRLLIVCLLGLSITFVMFIVCLAVGPSVTLSLTDTLSALVSAVGKHGQNLDFKEIIVYETRLPRAMAALSVGIGLSIAGCVYQAIIRNPLVDPYIMGVSSGAGTFAVAAIVANFTFFGLLVNNSFSTPILAAVGGLLAFALTMIIAEKAGGSSTNYVLAGVVIGLVFSALQTLMLVTSNSDKLTSAISWLFGSFANVGWNTVWIITFPSIFLAIVPLFWAKELNLVLLGEDQAKQMGLDVRKFNRWMLILASVLTSVCVAFVGIIGFVGMVIPHLSRMLLGGDHRLVLPSSIMMGGALMLFADLLAKMLMVPTELPVGAITTIIGVPVFAYLLIKKGRMYNG is encoded by the coding sequence ATGAACAAGAAACCACTATTGCTTCTGGCGATCACCGTCATTGTTCTGGCAGCATCGGTAGTGCTGGTGTCCGCAGACAGGAGCGAGGCAGACACGGAGCCGGAGCCCAAGGTACTTTTAGATATGGGTAACGGGCAGACAACATGGGTCGCGCCAGGGTCCGGAACCCTGGACGATGTCCTGACCACGGCATTTTCACAGGAAAATATGACATTTTCCAGTAGCGGAGGGACCATTACAGTAAACGGACTTACCTCCCGTGCATTTTCAGACTCTACTGCGGAATGGCACTATTACGTGTATTCATCTGGATGGGTAGACACTGCTTACAACGGATCCTCCACCTATGATGGGTCCTATATTGCCGTGGGGTTCTATCCTGCCGGAATTGTTCCTACTGTCACTCCCTCTTACAAAACAGCTTGGACCTGCATCCACGGCGATTCTTTAAACAGCGGAACCGTGAACAATTATGATGCAGATATTCTGACCGGTTCCCTCAATTTTTCAATAACCGATGATACTGTGCCAGCCAGCTATGCCACGCCGCTTACTGCAAACGGGCACTTCATCGCGATGCTGCAGCATTACAAGGGCCCTGCGCAGACGCATATGGCCTCGTACAACATAGAGACAGGGGCGGTGGAATGGGACACATTTTACGTCTACAACTCTTACGATCTTGCGACAGGTGCCATCTACGGAGGGAATGCGTATTTCCCTACCTGTTCCGGCAAGGTCAATTGTATTCCGATAGTAGGCCCCAATGCAGGTACAATCACCCATGATTTTGTCGGTGATGTTACGTATACTGAGAAGGGAAGTACGATAATGAGGGGGATGTCCTCCATCGTCTATGATTCCGGGCACTTATTCATCGGCAGTACCTCAGGAACCATCTATTGTACCACTCCCAATCTCGACATCGTATGGCAGACCAAAGTCGGTACGGTCTATCCTTCCACTTCCGTCTCAGTGGCTAACGGACTTGTCTATGTCGGCGGATGTGACGGAAAGCTGTACATTCTCGACGAGGTCACCGGAGCCAAAAAGACCGAGTTGCTTTTGTACTATGACAACGGAGGTCGTGTAGGCACTCCTGCAGTTCTCGGAGAGAACATAATCGTCAGTTTCAATGACGGAAAGGGTATGAGCTGTGCTTACTGGAATGCAGCCGTTCTTAAGTACAACGCATCCACCAACATCATCACTAAGGTAACCGGCAGCAATCTGGATCTCTCCGTTCAGAACAATTTCCTGGTGATTTCTCCATCTAAGACATTTGTATACGCCTCTGCTGACAACGTCCTTTACCGCATATATACGAACGGCGGGTTCGAAAAGGTCGGGGATGTATCGGAGACCCACGGCGGGTTTACCCTGGTGAACAACACCTATCTTTATGCTACGGACTATGATGAGAAAGGCTCCCTCGTAGTATACAATATGAGCTTGAAAAAATTGGCTGAGTTTTCCAAAAAGACTGCGAATCAGGAGGCCTACACAATGGCTGGCACATTTGTTGCCGGAAATTATATCGGTGTAGCTACTGACAGCGGTGCTTTCGTGATTAAAGGTGTCCTCGTTGACGGAAAAGACGACCCGGATCCTACACCTCCTACTCCTCCCACACCGCCAGAACCCGAACCCGAGGTCGCAGCAACAGTAAAATTCCTCATCGTGGATACCGAGAAGTTTTATTTCTGCATTGAAGGTTCCGGAGTCACAGTCATCGATGCACTCACCAATGCAATCACAGACAACGGATACTCTGACTATGTGAAGTATTCCGGAGGAGAGTCACGCAACGGAATACAAAGTCTGTTCGGTATGAGTTATATCCAGACCGAAGACGACCAGTTCATGTATTGGATGAGTTACCAGTGGGATTCCGGTACGGATTATTGGGTCACGGCCGAAAACACTATGAACAATCTTCAGGCCAAGAATAATTCCGCCTTTATGATTTATTATGGGAAGACTACGGGTATGACAACCCCTGCACCTGAGAATCTTCCCAAGAGCAGTGAACTTGTTCCGTTGAAGGCGAGCGATGAGGGAACTAGGTTCCTAATCGAATCGTCTACTACTGAGTTTTTCATAGTCAACGGTGTCGGAGATAACGCTCTTGCCGCACTCGAGAACGCTTGTATCACGTATGCTATCCCTCACGACTTTTCTGGAGCCGACATGTCTCTGTTCGGAATTACTGCCACTGCAGGGAACAGCTGGAAGGGCTTCCAGGGAGACTCGGGTAAATGGGTCGCATCTGCAGAACCTCTTAGCGGTTCTTCGGGAAAGGTTTACTCTGTGATGTATGGTTCTGCGGCCGCAGTCCCGACAGTCAGTGTAGATTCGGTCATCAAACTCGTCAATTCCGATGGAGGCAAGGATTGGGTTTCTTACGTTATACTGGTCATTGCCGTGATTCTTCTGGTTATCTTCATGGTGTTCCTGATCCGTGGTGCCAAGGCTGCGCACATGTCTGTGCCCGCATACTTCAAGAATCTAATCTCTCCTAGCAGCGCCAAATCAAAGGTAAAGCAGAACAAGCTGAGACTACTCATCGTTTGCCTGCTGGGTCTGTCAATCACATTCGTTATGTTCATCGTCTGTCTAGCGGTAGGTCCTTCGGTAACCCTCTCTCTTACGGATACCCTGTCCGCCCTGGTCTCCGCAGTCGGAAAACACGGACAGAATCTTGATTTCAAAGAAATCATCGTCTATGAGACGAGGCTCCCCCGGGCGATGGCTGCACTTTCTGTAGGTATCGGTCTGTCGATAGCGGGTTGTGTTTACCAGGCCATAATCAGGAATCCTCTGGTAGATCCATATATCATGGGTGTGTCGTCCGGAGCGGGAACCTTCGCAGTAGCAGCAATCGTGGCAAACTTCACATTCTTTGGACTTCTTGTCAACAACAGTTTCTCTACGCCCATTCTCGCGGCAGTCGGAGGACTTTTGGCATTCGCCTTGACCATGATCATTGCTGAGAAGGCAGGCGGTTCTTCCACCAATTATGTGTTGGCGGGAGTAGTCATCGGCCTGGTGTTCTCCGCATTACAGACTCTGATGTTGGTAACCTCCAACAGTGATAAGCTTACTAGTGCCATTTCCTGGCTGTTTGGAAGCTTCGCCAATGTGGGCTGGAATACAGTATGGATAATCACCTTCCCTTCGATTTTCCTCGCAATAGTGCCATTATTCTGGGCGAAGGAACTGAATCTTGTCCTGCTTGGTGAAGATCAGGCCAAACAGATGGGATTGGACGTCAGGAAGTTCAACAGATGGATGCTCATTCTCGCTTCGGTCCTCACCTCGGTCTGCGTAGCGTTCGTGGGTATCATCGGATTCGTCGGAATGGTCATACCCCACCTCAGTCGTATGCTGCTCGGTGGAGATCACAGGCTTGTCCTGCCCTCCTCCATCATGATGGGTGGTGCACTCATGCTGTTCGCGGATCTGCTGGCCAAGATGCTGATGGTCCCAACGGAGCTTCCTGTCGGTGCCATCACGACAATTATCGGTGTGCCGGTGTTTGCATACCTTCTCATCAAGAAAGGGAGGATGTACAATGGATGA
- a CDS encoding ABC transporter substrate-binding protein, translating into MNTLRLKVILSIILVVSGVFLGLSFTKNSDSSGTNTFLLDFGDYNIKGGTASEGSNASEALVGMCTELGYPITYDGDGSVKTINGLPGAGDKRSWNLYVLNESSAWEKYSGNPSEYKLNEGSASWGLCAEGRTPTPMVDASGYSFYNLGVAKRIVCLAPSCTETVCALGGEDLIVGTDRYSNYPATIAAKRAAGIIAETGSYTTPSMEKILQLNPDLVIGISSQYSHTQMIQKLRAVGINGVVTGDGESLQTVYDNTYMVGVAMGIPDKATQITEKLKEQVEQTRTFVSSTTERPYIMVSLSTDKAPWVAGVNTYISDIYSKSGAYNAFDGSVNVHINKDKTIDGWKQANPESIVESNPQIILVISQYESTQENYDFIMANLLEEWKSTDAYKNDKIYMVCGSAADLMQRPSTRLAQATELVGRIFHEDSFPDKIAIPKFFGNEYANYLTYSKTL; encoded by the coding sequence ATGAACACCTTAAGGCTCAAAGTCATTCTGTCTATCATTTTGGTGGTTTCTGGCGTATTTCTGGGCCTTTCGTTCACGAAGAATTCTGATTCATCCGGTACAAACACATTTCTTTTGGACTTTGGAGACTATAACATAAAAGGCGGTACAGCCTCCGAAGGTTCGAATGCTTCCGAAGCATTGGTAGGTATGTGTACTGAGTTGGGGTACCCGATCACATACGATGGTGACGGAAGCGTGAAGACGATCAACGGACTTCCGGGAGCAGGTGACAAGCGTTCATGGAATCTCTATGTTCTGAACGAGAGTTCTGCTTGGGAAAAGTACTCGGGTAACCCATCGGAGTACAAACTCAATGAGGGAAGTGCATCCTGGGGACTCTGCGCGGAAGGACGCACCCCCACACCGATGGTAGATGCTTCCGGATACTCGTTTTATAATCTGGGCGTTGCGAAGAGAATCGTGTGTCTTGCACCCTCCTGTACGGAGACTGTTTGTGCCCTGGGCGGCGAAGATCTCATCGTTGGGACGGATAGATATAGTAACTACCCTGCTACAATCGCAGCAAAGAGGGCTGCAGGAATCATTGCTGAAACAGGAAGTTATACAACTCCAAGCATGGAAAAGATTCTCCAGCTGAATCCGGATCTCGTCATTGGAATATCAAGTCAGTACAGCCATACCCAGATGATCCAGAAGCTGAGGGCCGTGGGAATCAACGGTGTGGTCACCGGGGACGGAGAGAGTCTTCAGACCGTATACGACAACACCTACATGGTGGGAGTTGCGATGGGCATACCGGACAAGGCGACGCAGATTACTGAAAAACTCAAAGAACAGGTTGAACAGACTCGGACGTTTGTTTCTTCGACCACAGAGCGCCCCTACATCATGGTCTCGCTCTCTACGGATAAAGCACCCTGGGTAGCAGGGGTCAACACTTATATTTCGGACATTTACAGCAAATCTGGTGCATATAACGCATTCGACGGATCTGTCAATGTCCATATCAACAAGGATAAAACGATAGACGGTTGGAAACAAGCCAATCCCGAATCTATTGTCGAGTCGAATCCGCAGATCATCCTGGTTATCAGTCAGTATGAGAGCACCCAAGAGAACTATGATTTCATTATGGCGAATCTCCTCGAAGAATGGAAATCCACTGACGCCTACAAGAATGATAAAATCTACATGGTCTGCGGTTCCGCCGCGGATCTTATGCAGAGACCTTCCACACGTCTGGCACAGGCGACCGAACTTGTGGGCAGGATATTCCATGAGGACTCCTTCCCCGACAAGATTGCCATTCCCAAATTCTTCGGAAATGAATATGCCAATTACCTAACCTATTCCAAAACATTGTGA
- a CDS encoding threonine-phosphate decarboxylase — protein MQIETRKELESLPSTVHGGQGWKLDGVEDYSQNLNPFGPPKDLSSILADSVKDTGHYPDADCMSVRKAIAEHYGLGPENVAMGAGSSEIIRNFPQVFIRPGESVLIPTPSFAEYTQQCKIAGVHVDNIILKAENDFRLDRNELFSMLESKHYAALYICNPNNPTGRVEKREKLIEIVRRCDELGTMVFLDETLLSLVADESLVSLSGMVRDFSNLIVAHSFTKSFAIPGMRVGFALANDRIIKEMDKVRLPWNVGTLEQTAAEHLVRYDISYVSEAANTMRRESKVMHSDLEALGFPVGPLSDSFFYFTSVRELGMNGAAFQKAMLREGIMVRDCASFGPGFEDYVRFCVKDSARNRKFVEAVHRVLKSMSD, from the coding sequence ATGCAAATCGAGACTAGAAAGGAACTCGAATCTCTCCCCTCCACCGTCCACGGAGGACAGGGATGGAAGCTCGACGGGGTCGAGGACTACAGTCAGAACCTCAACCCGTTCGGTCCCCCGAAGGACCTTTCCTCGATCCTCGCCGACAGCGTCAAAGACACCGGCCATTATCCCGACGCAGACTGCATGTCCGTGAGGAAAGCCATCGCGGAGCACTACGGGCTCGGCCCCGAGAACGTCGCCATGGGCGCCGGTTCCTCCGAGATCATCCGCAACTTCCCCCAGGTTTTCATCAGGCCCGGAGAGAGCGTTCTCATCCCGACACCGTCCTTCGCCGAATATACCCAGCAGTGCAAAATTGCGGGTGTACATGTAGACAACATCATACTGAAAGCAGAGAACGACTTCCGCCTCGACAGGAACGAACTGTTCTCCATGCTGGAATCCAAGCACTACGCAGCTCTGTACATCTGCAACCCCAACAACCCCACCGGCAGGGTGGAGAAGAGGGAGAAGCTCATCGAGATCGTCCGCAGATGCGACGAACTGGGAACCATGGTGTTCCTCGACGAGACCCTGCTCTCCCTCGTGGCCGACGAGAGCCTGGTGTCCCTCAGCGGCATGGTACGCGACTTCAGCAACCTCATCGTCGCACATTCATTCACCAAATCCTTTGCCATCCCCGGCATGAGGGTCGGCTTCGCCCTCGCCAACGACAGGATAATCAAAGAGATGGACAAGGTCAGGCTTCCCTGGAACGTCGGCACCCTCGAACAGACCGCCGCCGAGCACCTGGTCAGATATGACATCTCGTATGTGTCCGAGGCCGCCAACACCATGAGACGGGAATCCAAGGTCATGCATTCGGATCTGGAGGCCCTGGGATTCCCGGTGGGCCCACTATCCGATTCGTTCTTCTATTTCACATCGGTCAGGGAACTGGGCATGAACGGCGCCGCTTTCCAGAAGGCGATGCTCCGGGAGGGTATCATGGTCCGCGACTGCGCCTCCTTCGGACCCGGTTTCGAAGATTACGTAAGGTTCTGCGTGAAGGATTCCGCACGCAACAGAAAGTTCGTGGAAGCGGTGCACCGCGTCCTGAAATCCATGAGTGACTGA
- a CDS encoding ABC transporter ATP-binding protein, with amino-acid sequence MDEITMPSSLQGTGDVPLLEVSHLNKYYEDGYHAVKDVSFSIPSGKLVGLIGHNGCGKTTLMRCINRMHDFQEGDIRIDGESVKGKTVNEIAKKVANVPAELRNSFGLTVYETVMLGRYPYLKNLWWETDEDETIVMDTMKKFGVHHLMNKQLNMLSSGERQRVLIAKAYVQEPRLMLVDEPTSHLDMKYKLNVMEYLRAMVKKDMTVLVAEHDISLMARYCDLCVIMKKGELVAVGDPKKIITEELIEDVYEVSSTVGLDRDGELYILPKKYMGKDEWFE; translated from the coding sequence ATGGATGAGATTACTATGCCGAGTTCCCTCCAGGGGACAGGAGACGTTCCTCTGCTCGAGGTCAGTCATCTGAACAAGTATTACGAGGACGGATATCATGCCGTCAAGGATGTGTCATTTTCTATTCCTTCAGGAAAACTGGTCGGTCTGATTGGACACAACGGGTGCGGTAAGACCACACTGATGAGATGTATAAACCGCATGCACGATTTCCAGGAAGGCGATATTCGCATCGATGGTGAATCGGTCAAAGGAAAGACTGTCAATGAGATTGCGAAAAAGGTTGCGAATGTCCCAGCTGAACTCCGTAACAGTTTCGGGCTTACTGTGTACGAGACAGTCATGCTAGGGAGATACCCCTATCTCAAGAATCTGTGGTGGGAGACCGATGAGGATGAAACCATCGTCATGGACACAATGAAGAAATTCGGTGTGCACCATTTGATGAATAAACAGCTCAACATGCTCTCGAGCGGAGAACGCCAGCGTGTTCTTATCGCTAAGGCATATGTTCAGGAGCCCAGACTGATGCTCGTCGATGAGCCTACTTCACACCTTGATATGAAGTATAAGCTAAACGTGATGGAGTATCTGAGGGCGATGGTCAAAAAGGATATGACTGTCCTGGTGGCCGAACACGACATCTCCCTTATGGCCCGGTATTGTGACTTATGTGTCATCATGAAGAAGGGAGAACTTGTTGCAGTCGGAGATCCTAAGAAGATAATCACCGAGGAACTTATCGAAGATGTATACGAAGTAAGTTCCACCGTTGGACTGGATCGCGATGGCGAGCTGTATATCCTGCCTAAGAAGTATATGGGTAAGGATGAATGGTTCGAGTGA